CTGACGCTTGATCAGGTGGCAGAGGAAGCCTGATATCAAGGTGACCCCAGCACTCCCCCAGGGAATTTTGCAACGAGCTGCTGCAAAATCAGGGCTTCATTCGTTTCATGCATTTGTGCCACAGCCGGTGGCACAATTCCCAACGCTGGGTATTCACGATAAAATGACAC
The nucleotide sequence above comes from Desulfobacterales bacterium. Encoded proteins:
- a CDS encoding DUF1016 N-terminal domain-containing protein; protein product: MEGWGADVIPRLAVDLKNELPGEKGFSERNIKRMVSFYREYPALGIVPPAVAQMHETNEALILQQLVAKFPGGVLGSP